One segment of Thermogemmata fonticola DNA contains the following:
- a CDS encoding NPCBM/NEW2 domain-containing protein, producing the protein MPHGITAWCRFLGTVMLVLWGAALSLSAAEVITLDGKKLAGDLLAVEKERITLRVGQVQVQIPNNSLLAVEFGRTVPPLPKGARYHEIELTDGSTLRVSRFSIKQRQVECELLSGPEDVPLPRYDLSLDVVFFMMKGAEDPTVRTAWKKMLNARGKRDLYVIREGDTLNFLQGTIHGGTPDGARLDFERAEGERVSLLQSRATGGLVLAHPPRGNLPPKLCKVLDVFGNQLVAQSVELTEGGVLVTTVAGVRFHYPKLAALARLDFSLGNLAYLSDLPLQITAPELPAEEKELRLHLHLPVLKDRGLSGEVLKVAGQPPFTKGLLIAPDTVITVEPGGEYREFQAIAGLPESVLDGQLAVQLTVEGDGRVLFQQTLRRKDPPKPLALDIQGVRQLRLIVEGDFAVNGNRLILGNARFVK; encoded by the coding sequence ATGCCACACGGAATAACAGCCTGGTGCCGCTTTTTGGGAACTGTGATGCTCGTGCTTTGGGGTGCGGCTCTGTCCCTCTCCGCTGCCGAGGTGATCACCCTGGATGGGAAGAAATTGGCCGGCGACCTTCTCGCCGTCGAGAAGGAGCGGATCACCCTCCGGGTCGGCCAGGTTCAAGTCCAGATTCCCAACAACTCCCTCCTCGCTGTGGAGTTCGGGCGAACGGTTCCGCCTCTGCCCAAAGGGGCAAGATACCACGAAATCGAACTGACGGACGGTTCCACTCTGCGGGTGAGCCGCTTTAGCATCAAACAGCGGCAGGTGGAATGCGAACTGCTCAGCGGTCCCGAGGATGTTCCTCTTCCCCGTTATGATTTGTCCCTCGATGTCGTCTTTTTTATGATGAAGGGTGCGGAAGACCCCACCGTGCGGACGGCGTGGAAGAAAATGCTCAATGCACGAGGCAAACGGGATCTCTACGTGATCCGGGAAGGAGATACCTTGAACTTCCTGCAAGGCACCATTCACGGCGGCACGCCTGACGGAGCACGCCTGGACTTTGAACGTGCCGAGGGAGAGCGAGTTTCCCTCCTTCAGTCCCGCGCTACGGGAGGGTTGGTCCTGGCGCACCCGCCCCGGGGAAATCTTCCCCCCAAACTGTGCAAAGTGCTGGATGTGTTTGGCAATCAACTGGTCGCTCAAAGTGTGGAATTGACGGAGGGGGGCGTCCTGGTCACCACCGTGGCTGGCGTGCGCTTCCACTATCCCAAGCTGGCGGCCCTGGCCCGCCTCGATTTTTCGCTCGGCAACCTGGCCTACCTCTCGGACTTACCGCTGCAAATTACAGCTCCAGAGCTTCCGGCAGAAGAGAAGGAACTGCGCCTGCACCTGCATTTGCCCGTTCTCAAGGACCGAGGACTGTCCGGGGAGGTTTTGAAGGTGGCAGGCCAGCCTCCCTTCACCAAAGGCCTACTGATCGCGCCGGATACCGTCATCACTGTCGAGCCGGGGGGTGAATATCGCGAATTTCAGGCCATCGCTGGGTTGCCGGAGTCGGTTCTCGACGGGCAACTGGCCGTTCAGCTCACCGTGGAAGGAGACGGCCGGGTCCTCTTCCAGCAAACCCTCCGCCGCAAGGACCCTCCCAAGCCGTTGGCCTTGGACATCCAAGGCGTGCGCCAATTGCGGCTGATCGTGGAAGGAGATTTTGCTGTCAATGGCAATCGACTGATCCTGGGCAATGCTCGATTCGTCAAATGA
- a CDS encoding S1C family serine protease: MKQNPRSNRYTASRGWLAAIVLGLGGIAVSFSWERPVVSQARAEVEPAVMQAQAQRIAVIQKVAPAVVAVCMRGGQGVGSGVLISPDGYALTNFHVVQPTGPILQAGLPDGVLYDAVVVGIDRVGDVALIKLLPKEPGKPFPYVPLGDSDKVRIGDWSLAMGNPFSLALDFTPTVTYGIVSGTNRYQPPEGRGLLEYTDCIQIETSINPGNSGGPLFNMQGELIGINGRGSFEKRGRVNSGVGYAISINQIKNFLGHLYAGLDADHATLGAIVQTAAEDAPLSQMVITQMLEESDAYRRGLRSGDQLVSFAGRIVTSTNQYKNILGIFPKEWRVPIVIRRNNERMELLVRLMGNLPQEIEPGKRPVPEKPPVPIPLPGKEPRALPPSPAAQLYKPKKGYANWYFNELERDKLLSAFRKHGDFSSLAGNWTLEGQYQRGEQKGNFRCEILTSGEEPLVKMLLNASYELAPLKTSDPALLREPVGSGGLMAALYHYQRLLTQGPKGFEGECAHGGHEPFYPFPLEGPPPGSLASLRVDCAVLRTRHGAVECKWYFDRKDSRLLGFETYTTKDSDPCEVYCHDYRPVEGRLLPHRLEVRHGDRRYAVITVEKYSFSAPPR; encoded by the coding sequence ATGAAACAGAATCCGAGGAGCAATCGCTACACCGCAAGCAGGGGATGGTTGGCCGCCATCGTCCTGGGGCTTGGGGGAATAGCTGTCTCATTCTCGTGGGAGCGACCGGTTGTTAGTCAGGCTAGAGCAGAAGTCGAGCCGGCGGTGATGCAAGCCCAGGCCCAGCGCATCGCCGTGATCCAGAAAGTGGCTCCGGCGGTAGTGGCCGTCTGCATGCGCGGCGGGCAGGGAGTCGGTTCCGGTGTGCTGATCTCCCCGGACGGCTACGCCCTGACCAACTTCCACGTGGTGCAACCCACCGGACCTATCCTGCAAGCGGGACTGCCCGATGGCGTTCTTTACGACGCCGTGGTGGTGGGCATCGACCGGGTCGGCGATGTCGCTTTGATCAAACTGCTGCCCAAGGAGCCGGGCAAACCTTTCCCCTATGTGCCGTTAGGCGATAGCGACAAGGTCCGCATCGGCGACTGGTCCCTGGCGATGGGTAACCCCTTCTCACTCGCCCTGGATTTCACACCGACTGTCACCTACGGCATCGTCAGCGGCACCAACCGCTATCAGCCTCCCGAAGGGCGCGGACTGCTGGAATACACCGATTGTATTCAGATTGAAACGTCCATCAATCCAGGTAACTCCGGCGGCCCGCTTTTCAACATGCAAGGCGAGTTGATCGGCATCAATGGCCGGGGATCGTTCGAGAAACGCGGACGAGTCAATTCCGGCGTGGGATACGCTATCTCCATCAACCAGATCAAAAACTTCTTGGGCCATCTCTACGCCGGCCTGGACGCTGACCATGCCACTTTGGGAGCCATTGTGCAAACGGCGGCCGAGGACGCCCCTCTCTCCCAAATGGTGATCACCCAGATGCTGGAAGAATCCGATGCCTACCGCCGCGGCTTGCGCAGCGGCGATCAACTGGTCTCCTTTGCCGGCCGCATCGTGACCAGCACCAACCAATATAAAAACATCCTGGGCATTTTCCCCAAGGAATGGCGCGTGCCCATCGTCATCCGCCGCAATAATGAACGGATGGAACTCCTGGTGCGCCTGATGGGCAATTTGCCCCAAGAGATTGAACCCGGAAAACGCCCTGTTCCGGAGAAGCCCCCCGTTCCTATTCCGCTTCCCGGCAAGGAACCGCGAGCCTTACCCCCTAGCCCTGCTGCCCAACTGTACAAACCCAAAAAAGGGTATGCCAACTGGTACTTCAACGAATTGGAACGAGACAAGCTGCTCTCGGCTTTCCGCAAGCATGGCGACTTCAGCTCCCTGGCGGGAAACTGGACCTTGGAAGGCCAGTATCAGCGGGGCGAGCAGAAGGGCAACTTCCGCTGCGAAATCCTCACGAGCGGGGAAGAACCGCTGGTGAAGATGCTCCTGAACGCCTCCTATGAATTGGCCCCCTTGAAAACGTCCGATCCCGCTTTGCTCCGGGAACCTGTCGGCAGCGGGGGCCTGATGGCCGCCCTGTACCACTATCAGCGCCTGCTGACTCAAGGACCCAAAGGGTTTGAAGGGGAATGCGCCCACGGCGGCCACGAACCCTTCTACCCCTTCCCGCTGGAGGGCCCGCCTCCCGGCTCGCTTGCCAGCCTGCGTGTCGATTGCGCCGTCCTACGGACCCGGCATGGTGCCGTCGAGTGCAAGTGGTACTTCGACCGCAAAGACTCCCGCCTGCTCGGCTTTGAAACTTACACCACCAAGGACTCCGACCCCTGCGAAGTTTACTGCCACGACTACCGGCCGGTCGAGGGACGCCTGTTGCCCCACCGCCTGGAAGTCCGCCACGGCGACCGCCGCTATGCCGTCATTACCGTCGAGAAATACTCCTTCTCGGCTCCGCCGCGCTGA
- a CDS encoding S1C family serine protease gives MTRTWTGFCHRLAAWGLGFWLGFSLWLSAGPLLAADPFHEVAEKTNKKLVKLFGAGGFSRLNNFGTGIIVSREGHILTVASQLLDTPDLVVHLYDGQRLRAQVLVIEPELDAALLKIRVEGKRPDEPSGLDLDYFDIEEAARRPRAQVGDWVLALSNTFEIALRDEPLSLQRGVIMAYTKMAGRRGVFEFPYTGEVYIVDAITNNPGAAGGALIDRKGNLLGIIGRELRNTLSDTWMNYAIPVQASVELKIRELVKDNQGRESEQERTVRISLPEFVQKGMRGEYKPISRPRTVAGEGGWHGIIFVPNILERTPAYVEDVVPGSPAAQAGLRPDDLISFVDGEPVVSIKAFQEWIRKNTRPGTTIRLEVRRGEALQTVELTLTAPPSSRPQPPRQPSPAPDPKTPPSPLVPKKNP, from the coding sequence ATGACCCGTACCTGGACCGGTTTCTGCCATCGACTGGCTGCTTGGGGACTAGGCTTTTGGCTAGGATTCAGCTTGTGGCTATCGGCAGGTCCGCTTCTGGCAGCCGACCCATTCCATGAAGTGGCGGAAAAAACGAACAAGAAGTTGGTCAAGCTCTTCGGGGCGGGCGGTTTCTCCCGGCTCAATAACTTTGGCACAGGGATTATTGTCAGCCGCGAGGGGCATATCCTGACCGTGGCCAGTCAATTGCTGGACACGCCTGATCTGGTGGTCCACCTCTACGACGGCCAGCGGTTGCGCGCTCAGGTGCTGGTGATCGAACCGGAGTTGGATGCTGCCCTGTTGAAGATTCGCGTGGAAGGAAAGCGGCCCGATGAACCCTCCGGTTTGGACCTGGATTATTTCGATATCGAGGAGGCTGCCCGCCGGCCGCGTGCTCAGGTAGGCGACTGGGTCCTGGCTCTCAGCAACACCTTCGAGATCGCCTTGCGTGATGAGCCGCTCAGCCTGCAACGGGGCGTCATCATGGCCTACACGAAGATGGCCGGCCGCCGCGGAGTCTTCGAGTTTCCCTACACCGGCGAAGTGTACATTGTGGACGCCATCACCAACAACCCCGGTGCCGCCGGCGGTGCCCTGATTGATCGCAAAGGGAATCTTCTGGGAATCATTGGGCGGGAATTGCGGAACACACTCAGCGACACCTGGATGAACTATGCCATTCCAGTGCAGGCCAGCGTGGAGCTGAAAATCCGCGAACTGGTCAAGGACAACCAAGGCCGCGAGAGCGAACAGGAACGGACAGTCCGGATTTCCTTGCCGGAATTCGTCCAAAAGGGGATGCGAGGAGAGTACAAGCCGATCTCCCGGCCGCGGACCGTAGCTGGCGAAGGCGGCTGGCATGGGATCATTTTTGTGCCCAACATTCTGGAGCGCACGCCCGCCTATGTGGAGGATGTGGTGCCCGGTTCCCCCGCCGCTCAAGCCGGCTTGAGACCCGATGACCTGATCAGCTTCGTCGATGGGGAACCCGTGGTGAGCATCAAGGCCTTCCAGGAATGGATTCGCAAGAACACACGACCCGGCACGACCATCCGCCTGGAGGTCCGCCGCGGCGAGGCCTTGCAAACCGTGGAACTGACGTTGACGGCCCCTCCCTCCTCGCGCCCGCAACCGCCGCGCCAGCCTTCCCCTGCCCCGGACCCCAAGACCCCGCCGTCCCCGCTAGTGCCCAAAAAGAACCCCTAG
- a CDS encoding PDZ domain-containing protein, whose product MMTMTRHTLWLTVLIGMSGLAAPAARGQTPGNSTDVNEATERALKAAAARVAPCVVKIDTVGGTEVIPGGGKKGPPGKGGIIRKGTGPTTGLIVSPDGYIITSSFNFAHKPTDIYVTIPGKSTPFVAKVVAHDHSRMLVLLKVNATDLPVPAPVLKGEIQVGQWAIALGRTSDPDIEHPPSMSIGIISALNRIHGKAIQTDAKTSPVNYGGPLVAVDGRVFGVIVPMSSRAEGETAGVEWYDSGIGFAVPLEDILRVLPRMKQGQDLRRGLLGITPQSTDLYSAPPAIGSIMPDSAAARAGLQVGDVILEVNGKPVPHYIALQHLLGPLYEGDTIRLKVRRGDKELTFPQITLLGSSPAFVMAFLGILPLRDDPGPGVVVRYVYPNSPAAAAGLRSGDRILKFGPADAKVLPPVANRAALHSLLQRLPPGTEVKLEIQRPAGKDAPPKAPQPDPASPPDSKEAQTPKDDSKPGSDPKATLTLKAKLIPMPDVLPEQLPLPSSAGRALEKPKGAPSVPLPPGFPKGPLPIPKGPPTPAPSPREGSSLSLPPATPEYRPGGNGELAEKWAGTPVLPVLAQTPQQPPSSSRSEDPPGGKPADKPKVETGLLQRLNEALGREYWLYIPDNYDPNISHGLIVWFHDRGPAKDHERLSALFREFCEDHHFILMGPKSASRDGAWLPSEMDFVLQDVRAVLSAYTIDRNRIVAHGAGQGGQMAFYVGFNARDLFRGVAVVGATLGTNPKENLANQPLSFFIAAGDKDPALAEIKESVQLLRERRFPLIYREMKNIGREYLDADAFHDLLLWLDSLDRL is encoded by the coding sequence ATGATGACCATGACACGGCACACCCTCTGGCTCACGGTCCTGATCGGAATGTCCGGCTTGGCTGCGCCAGCGGCGCGGGGCCAGACTCCGGGCAACTCGACGGATGTCAACGAGGCCACCGAGCGCGCTCTCAAAGCCGCTGCGGCTCGTGTGGCTCCGTGTGTGGTCAAAATCGACACCGTCGGCGGAACCGAAGTGATCCCCGGCGGAGGCAAGAAAGGGCCGCCTGGCAAAGGGGGCATCATCCGCAAGGGAACCGGCCCCACCACGGGCTTGATCGTCTCACCTGACGGCTACATCATCACCAGCTCTTTCAACTTTGCCCACAAGCCCACCGACATTTACGTGACCATCCCCGGCAAGTCCACCCCCTTCGTTGCTAAGGTGGTCGCTCACGACCACAGCCGCATGCTGGTCTTGTTGAAGGTCAATGCGACGGACCTGCCCGTTCCTGCGCCGGTGCTTAAGGGAGAAATCCAGGTCGGGCAGTGGGCCATCGCTTTGGGCCGCACTTCGGACCCCGACATCGAACATCCTCCGTCGATGAGTATCGGCATCATCAGCGCCCTCAACCGAATCCACGGCAAGGCAATCCAGACGGATGCCAAGACATCCCCCGTGAACTACGGCGGGCCGCTGGTCGCTGTTGATGGCCGTGTCTTTGGCGTGATCGTTCCCATGTCCAGCCGTGCCGAGGGAGAGACCGCCGGCGTGGAATGGTATGACTCCGGGATTGGCTTCGCCGTGCCGTTGGAAGACATCCTGCGCGTCTTGCCGCGTATGAAGCAAGGCCAGGACCTCCGCCGCGGCCTGTTGGGCATTACGCCCCAAAGCACCGATCTCTACTCCGCTCCGCCAGCGATCGGTTCGATTATGCCGGATTCGGCAGCGGCTCGGGCCGGCCTGCAAGTCGGCGACGTCATCCTGGAAGTCAACGGCAAACCCGTGCCCCATTACATCGCCTTGCAGCACCTGCTTGGCCCCCTTTACGAAGGAGACACCATCCGCCTGAAGGTCCGCCGAGGTGACAAGGAGCTGACTTTTCCCCAAATCACGTTGTTGGGCAGTAGTCCGGCCTTCGTCATGGCCTTCCTGGGAATCCTGCCGCTTCGAGATGATCCGGGACCGGGAGTGGTGGTGCGCTACGTCTATCCCAACAGTCCCGCCGCAGCCGCTGGCCTGCGCAGCGGCGACCGCATTCTTAAGTTCGGCCCCGCCGATGCCAAGGTTCTTCCCCCTGTAGCCAATCGGGCTGCCCTGCATAGCTTGTTGCAACGCCTCCCGCCTGGCACAGAAGTGAAGCTGGAAATCCAGCGTCCCGCTGGCAAGGATGCCCCCCCCAAAGCTCCCCAGCCTGATCCTGCCAGCCCGCCGGACTCCAAGGAGGCTCAGACTCCCAAAGATGACTCCAAGCCCGGCAGCGATCCCAAGGCCACACTGACTCTCAAAGCCAAACTCATCCCCATGCCGGATGTGTTACCGGAGCAATTGCCCCTGCCCTCTTCGGCTGGCCGGGCGCTAGAAAAGCCCAAGGGTGCTCCTTCCGTTCCCTTGCCTCCGGGTTTTCCCAAGGGTCCCCTGCCGATCCCCAAAGGCCCACCAACCCCGGCTCCTAGCCCCCGCGAGGGAAGCAGTCTGTCCCTTCCTCCGGCAACTCCTGAGTATCGTCCTGGAGGAAACGGCGAGTTGGCGGAGAAGTGGGCCGGCACGCCCGTGCTTCCGGTGCTTGCTCAAACTCCGCAACAGCCGCCATCGTCTAGCCGGTCTGAGGACCCCCCAGGAGGCAAACCGGCGGATAAACCCAAGGTGGAAACCGGCCTGCTCCAGCGACTCAACGAAGCCCTGGGGCGGGAATACTGGCTTTACATCCCGGACAACTACGATCCGAATATCTCTCACGGCCTGATCGTCTGGTTCCACGACCGCGGCCCTGCTAAAGATCATGAACGCCTCAGTGCCCTGTTCCGGGAGTTCTGCGAGGATCACCATTTCATTCTGATGGGCCCCAAGTCGGCCAGCCGGGACGGTGCCTGGCTGCCCAGCGAGATGGACTTTGTCCTGCAAGATGTGCGTGCGGTGCTGAGCGCTTATACCATCGACCGCAATCGCATCGTCGCCCACGGAGCCGGTCAGGGAGGGCAAATGGCTTTTTACGTCGGCTTCAATGCACGGGACCTGTTCCGCGGCGTGGCCGTGGTCGGCGCTACGTTGGGCACAAACCCCAAAGAGAACCTGGCGAATCAGCCGCTGTCCTTTTTCATTGCCGCCGGGGACAAGGACCCAGCCTTGGCCGAAATTAAGGAAAGCGTCCAGCTTCTGCGCGAGCGCCGCTTCCCCCTCATCTATCGAGAAATGAAGAATATCGGCCGGGAATACCTCGATGCCGACGCCTTCCACGATCTGCTGCTCTGGCTGGATTCCTTAGACCGCCTCTAG